One part of the Treponema sp. OMZ 787 genome encodes these proteins:
- a CDS encoding serine dehydratase subunit alpha family protein: MSLDNAKKEKYVQILKEELVPALGCTEPIAIAYTAANLRKIMGGIPDEILIESSGNIIKNAKSVIVPNTGGMKGMEASTLIGLIGGNADKGLEVLADVTEEHVKLAHEYLAKSCTKLKLMDTPASLHIRITGKLNGDTGVAELIHQHTNIVLLKKNDEIIFEKPFSLTSAAGALTDRSCLNVKDILEFADTVPIDEVAPIINRQIEYNMRVSEDGLKNSYGIETGKNILKYNQRKGDGFSIKVQAEGEVAAASDARMCGCSYPVITNSGSGNQGLAVSVPVVVYARENKISEEKLIRCLIVSNLLAIHQKTGIGRLSAYCGAVTAGAACAAAITYMKGGSYEQVCGTIANTLGTVSGILCDGAKQSCAAKIASALDSALFAHELAMDGNFFAGGDGVVKDDIEKTIAGIGVVAADGMHKTDEVVLQVMLKD; this comes from the coding sequence ATGAGCTTGGATAACGCAAAAAAAGAAAAGTATGTTCAAATTTTAAAAGAAGAATTGGTTCCGGCGCTTGGTTGTACTGAACCTATAGCAATTGCTTACACGGCTGCCAATTTACGCAAGATCATGGGAGGCATTCCCGATGAAATCTTGATTGAAAGCAGCGGTAATATAATAAAAAATGCAAAGTCGGTTATTGTGCCTAATACCGGCGGAATGAAGGGAATGGAGGCTTCAACATTGATAGGTCTTATCGGAGGAAATGCCGATAAGGGCTTGGAAGTTTTGGCCGATGTTACTGAGGAACATGTAAAGCTGGCTCATGAGTATTTGGCCAAGTCCTGCACTAAACTTAAGCTAATGGATACACCCGCGAGCCTTCACATAAGGATTACCGGAAAGCTCAACGGAGATACGGGAGTTGCCGAGCTAATCCATCAGCATACCAATATCGTTCTTCTTAAAAAGAATGATGAAATTATTTTTGAAAAACCTTTTAGCTTAACATCTGCCGCAGGAGCCTTGACAGACAGGTCTTGCTTAAATGTAAAAGATATATTGGAATTTGCCGATACCGTTCCCATCGATGAAGTTGCTCCGATAATAAACAGGCAGATAGAATATAATATGCGTGTTTCAGAAGACGGTTTAAAAAATTCTTACGGTATTGAAACCGGAAAAAATATTTTAAAATATAATCAAAGAAAGGGAGACGGTTTTTCGATTAAGGTTCAGGCTGAAGGCGAAGTGGCCGCTGCCTCCGATGCCCGTATGTGCGGCTGTTCTTATCCCGTTATTACCAATTCAGGAAGCGGAAATCAGGGCTTAGCCGTTTCTGTTCCGGTTGTCGTATATGCCAGAGAAAATAAGATAAGCGAAGAAAAACTGATCCGCTGTTTAATTGTAAGCAATCTTTTAGCCATTCACCAAAAAACGGGAATCGGAAGGCTCTCTGCCTATTGCGGAGCCGTAACTGCCGGTGCTGCCTGTGCCGCTGCCATTACTTATATGAAGGGCGGCTCTTATGAACAGGTTTGCGGAACAATAGCAAACACTCTGGGAACCGTATCGGGAATTCTTTGTGACGGAGCCAAGCAATCCTGCGCCGCCAAAATTGCTTCTGCCTTGGATTCGGCCCTCTTTGCTCATGAGCTTGCAATGGACGGAAACTTCTTTGCAGGGGGCGACGGTGTGGTTAAGGACGACATCGAAAAAACCATAGCCGGTATCGGGGTTGTCGCCGCCGATGGAATGCACAAGACCGATGAGGTTGTGCTTCAAGTAATGCTCAAGGACTAA
- a CDS encoding SUMF1/EgtB/PvdO family nonheme iron enzyme, giving the protein MKLIKKILQAIKNPGTYKNETFIYFLLSVLLIGGILFATRQKIVNHPYDSIENFKTMITVIEKPVTIEGEGSEGFFTSGRKITLSPYEIGKYEVSYSFWNEVYEWIIKESEHKYEFQSLGQPGIYMGASADPEAMYEIPELKKKAEKLGKVYNTVKAGVYPVTKMSWSDAVIWCNALSEKEGLDPVYYYDGKVVRSALDITKSESPDVRMKNNGYRLPTEAEWEFAARGGDIKAADWNFGFAGTDDIEKAGEYVWYRDNSSVFNIGSSGEIIDIHPIGQKKPNRLGLHDMSGNCWEWCFDRYNSRQPGDFTDPINNVGGRPRIIKSGSVKQGLSFSRVQSWGYAVPVNPGYILGFRLARTIVKGNQ; this is encoded by the coding sequence ATGAAGCTTATAAAAAAGATCTTACAGGCTATAAAAAATCCCGGAACTTATAAAAACGAGACTTTTATTTATTTTTTGCTTTCGGTTCTTTTGATAGGCGGGATTTTATTTGCGACCAGACAAAAAATTGTCAATCATCCTTATGATTCAATCGAAAATTTTAAGACTATGATAACCGTCATTGAAAAACCGGTAACAATAGAAGGCGAAGGTTCGGAAGGCTTTTTTACCTCAGGCAGAAAAATTACCTTGAGCCCTTACGAAATAGGCAAGTATGAAGTTTCATATTCATTTTGGAATGAGGTCTATGAGTGGATTATCAAAGAAAGTGAACATAAATATGAATTCCAGTCCTTAGGACAGCCGGGTATTTATATGGGGGCTTCGGCCGATCCTGAAGCAATGTATGAGATTCCTGAATTAAAGAAAAAGGCCGAAAAACTGGGAAAAGTTTATAATACAGTAAAGGCCGGAGTCTATCCCGTAACAAAAATGTCGTGGAGTGATGCTGTTATTTGGTGCAATGCTTTAAGCGAAAAAGAAGGGCTTGATCCTGTTTATTATTATGACGGAAAAGTTGTGAGGAGTGCCTTGGATATTACAAAGAGCGAAAGTCCTGATGTACGGATGAAAAATAACGGCTACCGTTTGCCGACTGAGGCCGAATGGGAGTTTGCTGCACGAGGCGGAGATATAAAAGCTGCCGATTGGAATTTCGGATTTGCAGGAACTGACGACATTGAAAAAGCCGGAGAATATGTTTGGTACAGGGATAACAGCTCTGTATTTAATATAGGCTCTTCAGGCGAAATTATAGATATTCATCCAATAGGCCAAAAAAAGCCGAATAGGCTTGGCCTACATGATATGTCGGGAAATTGCTGGGAATGGTGTTTTGACAGATACAACAGCAGACAACCCGGAGATTTTACTGATCCTATCAATAATGTAGGCGGCAGACCTCGTATCATAAAAAGCGGTTCGGTAAAGCAGGGGTTAAGTTTTTCCCGTGTTCAATCTTGGGGATATGCAGTGCCTGTAAATCCCGGATATATTTTGGGCTTTAGATTGGCCCGGACAATTGTAAAAGGTAACCAATAA
- a CDS encoding ISAs1 family transposase — protein MKTLKEYFSELNDNRQSGKVKHLISEILVIALCAVCSGVQTVFEIGEFAEVKKDWLKNEVGLLLENGVPSHDTIGRVLAMINPKQFQSLFISWIEQSLNIPAGSYIHIDGKTLRGSASEQSRGIHLVSAFAHEAGVVLGQIKCAEKSNEITAIPELLNLLKLKSSIITIDAMGCQKEIAKEITKKKCDYVLALKENQPAAYNDVKDYFSIEDKDFQNTLLRFETLDIGHGREEKREYFLSTNINWFADKNKWANLKSFGMVKSTVRCKGKQYSEKRYFISSIEDINEFVTAVRTHWTIENTLHWSLDVIFRDDECQIREKNTAENIAILRRICFNRMKMYQNGKTLKRKKMLCTFDDSFRFNVLFS, from the coding sequence ATGAAAACATTAAAAGAATATTTTAGCGAGCTGAACGATAATCGTCAGTCGGGCAAAGTAAAGCACTTAATCAGTGAAATATTGGTAATAGCACTGTGTGCTGTTTGTAGCGGAGTTCAAACTGTATTTGAAATAGGGGAATTTGCCGAAGTAAAAAAGGATTGGCTAAAAAATGAGGTAGGACTCTTGTTAGAAAATGGAGTTCCTTCGCACGACACCATAGGAAGAGTCCTTGCGATGATTAATCCCAAACAATTTCAAAGCCTTTTTATCTCGTGGATTGAACAATCCCTTAATATTCCAGCAGGTTCATACATTCACATTGATGGAAAAACATTACGTGGAAGTGCAAGTGAACAAAGTAGAGGTATTCATTTGGTAAGTGCATTTGCTCACGAAGCGGGAGTTGTACTAGGACAAATAAAATGTGCTGAAAAATCGAATGAAATCACAGCAATTCCTGAACTCCTTAACCTTTTAAAACTAAAAAGCTCGATAATTACTATAGATGCCATGGGTTGTCAAAAAGAAATAGCAAAAGAAATCACAAAGAAAAAATGTGATTATGTATTGGCTCTAAAAGAAAATCAGCCGGCAGCGTATAATGATGTAAAAGATTATTTTTCTATAGAAGATAAAGACTTTCAAAACACACTTTTAAGATTTGAAACCTTGGATATAGGGCATGGCAGAGAAGAAAAAAGAGAATACTTTCTTTCAACTAATATAAACTGGTTTGCAGATAAGAATAAATGGGCAAATTTAAAGAGTTTTGGAATGGTCAAAAGCACTGTAAGGTGCAAAGGCAAACAATACAGTGAAAAGCGTTACTTTATTAGCAGTATAGAGGATATAAATGAGTTTGTAACAGCTGTAAGAACACATTGGACAATAGAAAACACCTTACACTGGTCGCTGGATGTAATATTTAGAGACGATGAATGTCAAATTCGAGAAAAAAATACTGCTGAAAACATAGCAATTTTAAGGAGGATTTGCTTTAATCGAATGAAAATGTATCAAAACGGTAAAACTCTGAAAAGGAAGAAAATGCTTTGTACATTTGATGATTCATTTAGGTTTAATGTTTTATTTAGCTAA
- a CDS encoding alpha/beta hydrolase: MQTIYQTMSDGSAIAVHQWLPKKKPRAVIHIVHGMAEHALRYTGFAEDACTRGFTIFAPDHRGHGKTCGNIMQKGYLADNDGFKRVVEDQKEINEEIKKLYPDTPIIILGHSFGSFITQNYIENYGKTVNAAILVGSAGPNPMMGIAGLAAGLNKIFSGRKKPSKFMDKLSFSAYNKTVDSPKTNFDWLSRDEKEVQKYIDDEFCGFVCTVGFYQDLVKGLKETHRKTEMAKIPAELPILITSGGRDPVSNLGKSVKKLYDIYKANGISDLNLKLYEGARHEILNETNKEEVKADIFEWIEKRL, translated from the coding sequence ATGCAGACAATTTATCAAACAATGAGTGACGGCTCGGCTATTGCAGTTCATCAGTGGCTTCCTAAAAAAAAGCCTAGGGCCGTAATTCATATAGTTCACGGCATGGCAGAACATGCTTTAAGATATACCGGCTTTGCAGAAGATGCATGTACACGAGGCTTTACGATATTTGCACCGGATCACCGAGGCCACGGTAAAACTTGCGGAAATATAATGCAAAAAGGCTACCTTGCCGATAATGACGGTTTTAAGCGTGTAGTAGAAGATCAAAAAGAAATAAATGAAGAAATTAAAAAGCTTTATCCCGATACACCTATTATAATATTAGGCCACTCTTTCGGTTCTTTTATAACTCAAAACTATATAGAAAACTACGGTAAAACCGTTAATGCTGCTATCTTGGTGGGAAGTGCAGGCCCGAACCCTATGATGGGCATTGCAGGTCTTGCCGCCGGCCTAAATAAAATCTTTTCGGGAAGAAAAAAGCCCTCCAAATTTATGGACAAGCTTAGTTTTAGTGCCTACAACAAAACTGTAGATTCCCCAAAAACAAATTTTGACTGGCTTTCGAGAGATGAAAAAGAGGTTCAAAAATATATTGATGATGAATTTTGCGGCTTTGTATGCACTGTAGGTTTTTACCAGGATTTGGTTAAAGGATTAAAAGAAACACATAGAAAAACAGAAATGGCAAAAATTCCCGCGGAGCTGCCTATTCTCATTACCTCAGGCGGCAGAGACCCTGTTTCAAATCTGGGTAAGAGCGTAAAAAAACTATACGATATTTACAAGGCCAACGGCATAAGCGACCTTAACTTAAAACTCTATGAAGGAGCCCGACATGAAATCTTAAACGAAACCAACAAAGAAGAAGTTAAGGCCGATATATTTGAATGGATAGAAAAAAGGCTATAA
- a CDS encoding OmpA family protein, which yields MNKFLNKNKALKNAKALSGFFLFFFLFSLALNAYEPFLESSSVQNWKTGTIESLIKLDINKSGFYLPSDRDAAFNTIEKYMPSLLKDIYLSVIVDSSHRLGNYLAEEKVNLNTINKIIEKGNYKNPHFSNDLSHAMITTSTEMHEIAKLFIKHSTPYVPLIPPSTTVSKAYTGILIDARGLLPVHGEYTKEKLQPCIFPKIWNTDMSTIYEKNMVDPKIAKKLGIVLYSSSLNEELYREYVGTEPLRIIARGVFGQNRTDPIISMEDSSRILSRPENLKLLEEGRVVIICDEDMLRVTDPFNLPDENYYFAYHDIELLLEKHKEKGIELSNPKNIIKITMYDIRFVADMPDVLPQEMGKIDLIAEALLKLGPYTKFLIEGHTADLNRPEDEKILSVRRAERIADAISKRGIDRSRIMTTGYGSTRPLAPSDNEKNRAKNRRVEITVIRE from the coding sequence ATGAATAAATTTTTAAATAAAAACAAAGCTTTAAAAAATGCCAAGGCTTTAAGCGGCTTTTTTTTGTTTTTTTTCCTTTTTAGTTTAGCCTTAAACGCCTATGAGCCTTTTCTTGAATCTTCTTCAGTACAAAACTGGAAAACCGGCACAATCGAATCCTTGATAAAACTTGATATAAATAAGAGCGGGTTTTATCTTCCGAGCGACAGAGATGCGGCTTTTAACACAATAGAAAAATATATGCCGTCTCTTTTAAAGGATATTTATCTTTCGGTTATAGTCGACTCATCGCACCGTTTGGGAAACTATCTTGCCGAAGAAAAAGTAAATTTAAACACCATAAACAAGATAATTGAAAAGGGAAATTATAAAAATCCTCATTTTTCAAATGATCTATCTCATGCTATGATTACAACAAGCACCGAAATGCATGAAATTGCAAAACTTTTTATCAAGCATTCTACGCCTTATGTTCCTTTAATCCCCCCAAGTACCACGGTAAGCAAGGCTTATACCGGTATTTTAATAGATGCTAGAGGTTTGCTGCCTGTTCATGGGGAGTACACAAAGGAAAAACTTCAGCCCTGTATTTTCCCTAAAATTTGGAATACAGATATGTCTACGATATATGAAAAAAATATGGTAGATCCTAAAATTGCAAAAAAACTGGGAATTGTTTTATATTCTTCAAGTTTGAATGAAGAACTTTATAGGGAATATGTCGGTACAGAACCCCTGCGTATCATAGCAAGAGGGGTTTTCGGTCAAAATAGAACCGACCCGATTATCTCTATGGAAGATAGCAGCCGTATTTTGTCGAGACCTGAAAACTTAAAGCTTTTAGAAGAGGGGAGGGTCGTGATAATATGTGATGAGGATATGCTTCGGGTAACCGATCCCTTTAATCTTCCGGATGAAAACTATTACTTTGCTTATCATGACATTGAACTCCTGCTTGAAAAACACAAAGAAAAAGGAATTGAGTTATCCAATCCTAAAAATATCATCAAGATAACGATGTACGATATCCGCTTTGTTGCAGATATGCCTGATGTTCTTCCTCAAGAAATGGGAAAGATCGATCTAATTGCCGAAGCTCTTTTAAAGCTTGGTCCTTATACAAAGTTTTTGATTGAGGGTCATACGGCAGATCTTAATAGACCTGAGGACGAAAAAATTCTTTCCGTAAGAAGAGCTGAAAGAATTGCAGATGCAATTTCGAAAAGAGGAATTGACCGCTCAAGGATAATGACTACCGGCTACGGAAGTACAAGACCCTTGGCTCCAAGCGATAATGAAAAAAATAGGGCAAAAAACAGGCGTGTTGAGATTACGGTCATCCGTGAATAA
- a CDS encoding lytic transglycosylase domain-containing protein, whose product MKIRLFFIVFIFFSFNFIHSASLNFAEDESAKLRQFSKVSLVYNRQKSLHGMVIVPPKYPLIERFRNQYLNQNGLRYLEAIMQRSIPYRNFIIEELRRENLPPELLFLPVIESGFSPKAVSKSGAVGIWQFMRNSIGGYDIQIDEWMDERRDPWKASAAAVKKLKWNYNYYNDWYLALAAYNCGVGALDKAIKKAGSRNYWYLAEKKFLKTETALYVAKFLAIAEILMNSEKYGIDWGEALDYEATELIPIKRSVDLILLAEKVKADTDLFSALNPSLKFNITPPNVKYNLRIPMEHKEAVQDLLSKNTLLIKYYSYKIRSGDTLYALSKHYGVSIKSIINYNPGIKASALRIGQVLRIPALKTVNSYRRKKDDQNVEFNGIYIIQKGDTLWSIALKHDVQVETLASKNGIEVNSVLSLGQKLKVPIIN is encoded by the coding sequence GTGAAAATACGGCTTTTTTTTATAGTCTTTATTTTTTTTAGTTTTAATTTCATTCATTCAGCCTCTTTAAATTTTGCAGAGGACGAATCCGCTAAACTCAGACAGTTTAGCAAGGTCTCCCTAGTTTATAACCGTCAAAAATCGCTTCACGGTATGGTTATTGTTCCTCCGAAGTATCCTCTAATTGAAAGATTTAGGAATCAGTATCTTAATCAAAACGGCTTAAGATATTTGGAAGCGATAATGCAAAGATCTATCCCTTACCGGAATTTTATTATTGAAGAATTACGCAGGGAAAATCTCCCGCCTGAACTCTTATTTTTACCGGTAATAGAATCGGGCTTTTCGCCTAAGGCTGTTTCAAAGTCCGGGGCTGTAGGCATTTGGCAATTTATGCGGAACAGTATAGGCGGCTATGATATTCAAATTGATGAATGGATGGATGAAAGACGGGATCCTTGGAAGGCTAGTGCCGCCGCGGTAAAAAAACTTAAATGGAACTATAATTATTATAATGACTGGTACTTGGCCCTTGCGGCTTATAACTGCGGGGTAGGGGCCTTGGACAAGGCAATAAAAAAGGCAGGAAGCCGAAACTATTGGTACCTGGCTGAAAAGAAATTCTTAAAAACCGAAACAGCCCTCTATGTTGCCAAATTTTTAGCTATTGCAGAAATTCTTATGAATAGCGAAAAATACGGTATTGATTGGGGCGAAGCTCTTGATTATGAAGCCACAGAGCTTATTCCGATAAAACGCTCTGTTGATCTTATTTTACTTGCAGAAAAAGTTAAGGCCGACACCGATCTTTTTTCGGCTCTTAATCCGTCCTTAAAATTTAATATTACACCTCCCAATGTAAAATATAATCTGCGTATTCCTATGGAACATAAGGAGGCTGTTCAGGATTTGCTTTCAAAAAACACCCTTCTTATAAAATATTACAGTTATAAGATAAGATCCGGTGATACATTGTACGCCTTGTCAAAACACTACGGCGTAAGCATTAAGTCCATTATAAACTATAATCCGGGTATCAAGGCTTCGGCTCTTAGGATAGGACAGGTGCTTAGGATACCGGCCTTAAAAACGGTGAATTCATACAGGCGTAAAAAAGACGATCAAAATGTTGAATTTAATGGTATATACATAATTCAAAAGGGAGATACCCTTTGGTCGATAGCCTTAAAACATGATGTTCAAGTTGAAACTCTTGCCTCAAAAAACGGAATAGAAGTAAATTCGGTGCTTTCCTTAGGTCAAAAACTAAAGGTGCCGATAATAAACTGA
- a CDS encoding tetratricopeptide repeat protein, protein MKNKLILMFMLCLIFISCKQDPDFYLYDDMDNLKDEQRTLIEVLKKTESKEMSFAVKDRIAKNLKVKKKHKLLIVFLSSLVENDPDDTYKGYWLLMLANEYMEQKMNEPAAYFFERVIKLDKDMEISGKSIQYLSLKNLINITTDPKRLVEYYSLLLSNFYDSIDPAYSYFMLAQNYEKLGEWHLAIQSYSKFIGLGRFDLVIPGIPDNYGYARKIVDYSSSTKSWTMESLDELLSIIKAAIQRKDFDTLERYRSKVNFFSMAWKQELSDIYGSPDFSLRNFMRGSYIKIEPEIDPSSTPYEAYLKTSGWNQYSRIWYLYFRKVNFPADPEIHGRWEWAGIYYGEKI, encoded by the coding sequence ATGAAAAATAAACTTATTTTGATGTTCATGCTTTGTCTTATTTTTATAAGCTGCAAACAAGATCCCGATTTTTATTTATATGATGATATGGATAACTTAAAAGACGAGCAAAGAACTCTTATTGAAGTCTTAAAAAAGACGGAAAGCAAGGAAATGAGCTTTGCCGTTAAGGATAGAATAGCAAAAAATCTCAAGGTTAAAAAGAAGCATAAGCTTTTGATTGTCTTTTTAAGCTCCCTTGTAGAAAATGACCCTGATGACACTTATAAGGGGTATTGGCTTTTAATGCTGGCAAACGAATACATGGAACAAAAAATGAATGAGCCGGCCGCCTATTTTTTTGAAAGAGTTATAAAACTGGATAAGGATATGGAAATCTCCGGAAAGTCCATTCAGTATTTGAGCTTAAAAAATTTGATAAACATAACAACTGATCCCAAGCGCCTTGTTGAGTATTATTCTCTTTTGCTTTCCAACTTTTATGACAGCATAGATCCGGCTTATTCTTATTTTATGCTTGCACAAAATTACGAAAAACTCGGAGAATGGCATTTGGCGATTCAAAGCTATTCAAAATTTATAGGCCTCGGCCGTTTCGACTTGGTTATACCCGGTATTCCCGACAATTACGGTTATGCCCGAAAAATCGTGGACTACAGCTCTTCAACAAAGAGCTGGACTATGGAAAGCCTTGACGAACTTTTATCGATTATAAAGGCTGCAATTCAAAGGAAGGACTTTGATACCTTGGAAAGATACCGCTCAAAGGTCAACTTTTTTTCGATGGCATGGAAGCAGGAGCTTTCTGATATTTACGGTTCTCCCGATTTTTCTTTACGAAATTTTATGCGCGGAAGCTATATAAAAATAGAACCGGAGATAGACCCTTCTTCTACACCCTACGAAGCCTATCTTAAAACCTCAGGCTGGAATCAATATTCAAGAATATGGTACCTGTATTTTAGGAAGGTAAACTTCCCGGCAGATCCTGAAATTCATGGAAGATGGGAGTGGGCAGGCATTTACTACGGAGAAAAAATTTAG
- a CDS encoding DUF188 domain-containing protein → MKIWVDADSCPVRIRQITAKAGERLNLPVIFAANREIPVPKGSSMIVTENTEQAADLYITENSAEGDLAITRDIPLAKLLVDKGLYVINDRGTIFTRDNINTYLSARNFMYELQANGLAPEKTASFGKKEIHKFSNLLDSLLTKALKHKAP, encoded by the coding sequence ATGAAAATCTGGGTGGATGCCGACTCGTGCCCTGTAAGAATAAGACAAATTACGGCCAAGGCGGGAGAACGTCTAAATCTGCCCGTAATCTTTGCAGCAAACAGGGAAATCCCCGTGCCTAAGGGTTCAAGCATGATCGTTACCGAAAATACGGAACAGGCGGCCGACCTCTACATAACCGAAAACTCGGCTGAGGGAGATTTGGCTATAACGAGGGATATTCCCTTGGCGAAACTTTTAGTTGATAAAGGGCTTTATGTTATAAACGATAGGGGAACTATTTTTACCCGTGACAATATAAATACCTACCTGTCTGCAAGAAATTTTATGTATGAGCTTCAGGCCAACGGTCTCGCTCCGGAAAAAACAGCCTCTTTCGGCAAAAAGGAGATTCACAAATTTTCAAATCTTTTAGACAGCCTTTTAACAAAGGCTTTAAAACATAAAGCTCCTTGA
- the zapA gene encoding cell division protein ZapA, with amino-acid sequence MSKGQLNIDVLGTSFAIQANETHEYLNRIYNHYLNVLDQVRQSSKVSDPLKLAILTGILITDELYKEEFSEQNSQDLIQKACDIEKSAMRMIEKINEVI; translated from the coding sequence ATGAGCAAAGGACAATTAAATATAGATGTATTGGGAACTTCCTTTGCCATTCAAGCTAACGAAACTCATGAATATCTGAATAGAATTTACAATCACTATCTAAATGTTTTAGATCAAGTGAGGCAAAGCTCAAAGGTTTCCGATCCTTTAAAACTCGCCATTCTTACGGGCATTTTAATTACCGATGAGCTTTACAAGGAAGAATTTTCGGAACAAAATTCACAAGATCTTATCCAAAAAGCTTGTGACATAGAAAAATCCGCTATGCGGATGATAGAAAAAATCAATGAGGTAATATGA
- the rplT gene encoding 50S ribosomal protein L20 — protein sequence MSRSTSSDRRITRRRAILKQAKGFRGRRGTNFKAARDAVRKALLHSYVGRKDKKSDMRQIWITRINAAVRAEGISYSRFIAGMNKAGIQLNRKALSNMAIEDPAAFKAVVEASKKALGV from the coding sequence ATGTCAAGATCAACAAGCAGTGATAGAAGAATTACAAGAAGAAGAGCTATATTAAAGCAAGCCAAGGGCTTTAGAGGCCGCAGGGGCACCAACTTTAAGGCCGCCCGCGATGCCGTCCGCAAGGCCTTGCTTCACAGCTATGTAGGACGAAAAGATAAAAAAAGCGATATGAGGCAGATATGGATTACCCGTATCAATGCAGCCGTTAGAGCTGAGGGTATTTCTTATTCACGCTTTATTGCCGGAATGAACAAGGCCGGAATCCAATTAAACAGAAAGGCCCTGTCAAACATGGCAATCGAAGATCCTGCCGCTTTTAAGGCTGTCGTAGAAGCTTCAAAAAAGGCTTTAGGAGTCTAA
- the rpmI gene encoding 50S ribosomal protein L35 gives MPKMKSKRAAKKRFSLTASGKVKYKQMNKGHIMTKKSQKRVRRLKKSAILSEADSMKMRKQLLPYG, from the coding sequence ATGCCTAAGATGAAGAGCAAAAGAGCTGCTAAAAAGAGGTTTTCTCTTACTGCAAGCGGTAAGGTAAAATACAAGCAGATGAACAAGGGTCATATTATGACTAAAAAATCTCAAAAACGGGTACGCCGTCTTAAGAAATCGGCCATTCTTTCAGAGGCTGACAGCATGAAGATGCGAAAGCAGCTATTGCCCTACGGTTAA
- the infC gene encoding translation initiation factor IF-3: protein MAEVKGLRINDQIRVREVRLIGANGEQAGIVPTIEAVKMAAEAGLDLVEVAPTAKPPVCKIIDYGKYRFQMEKKLRDSKKNQKQQMMREIRMQPKIHDHDLEFKSAHIKKFLDGGDKVKVTVRFWGRELAHTELGYEVLNKVLEKLGGEEVCTLEKKPAMEGRTMSMTLSPKQKK from the coding sequence TTGGCTGAAGTAAAAGGTTTGCGGATAAATGATCAAATCCGCGTAAGAGAGGTTAGGTTAATTGGGGCTAATGGCGAACAAGCAGGTATTGTTCCCACTATTGAGGCTGTAAAAATGGCCGCAGAAGCCGGGCTTGACCTTGTTGAAGTTGCACCTACCGCGAAGCCTCCGGTTTGCAAAATAATAGATTACGGTAAATATCGATTTCAAATGGAGAAAAAGCTCCGTGACTCCAAGAAAAATCAAAAGCAGCAAATGATGAGAGAAATCAGAATGCAGCCTAAGATACACGACCATGATCTTGAGTTTAAATCCGCACATATCAAAAAATTCCTTGACGGCGGCGATAAAGTAAAGGTAACCGTGCGTTTTTGGGGACGCGAACTTGCTCATACCGAGCTCGGTTATGAAGTTTTAAACAAGGTTTTGGAAAAACTGGGGGGTGAAGAAGTCTGTACTCTCGAGAAAAAACCTGCTATGGAGGGACGGACAATGTCTATGACATTGAGTCCCAAGCAAAAAAAATAA